The following DNA comes from Lusitaniella coriacea LEGE 07157.
AGTTGGGCGCAAACAGAACTCGTTCCCGTTCCAAGTCCCGCACAGTCTCCGGCTACCGCTCAATCTAGCGACGGACTTTATTTTGCAGACATTATCGTTCGAGGCAGACCCGTTTTTCAAGTGGGGAGTTTACAAGATGTCAGCGCGCGCGATCGCGCCCAGATTATCAATCGTCGTATCGCCAGCCTACTCTCTCAAACAGAAGATATCGAAACCGTTACCATTAGCCCCGACAATCCGCGCAAAATTGCCACCTTGCGAGTCAACAATCGCGTCTTGATGACCGTTACCCAACAGGATGCCGAAGACTTTGGCTTAGACATTGAAGCCCTTGCAGAGCGGTGGTCTGAGCGACTCACCGAAGCCTTCGATCGACCGCCTCTCGCCGTTGATGTCGGACAGCGACTTTACGAAACCGTGCGGGATCTTGTCAGGGACACAATTGGCAACCTCCCTTCCTTACTGGGCGCGATCGTTGTCGTTGGCATGACCTGGGGCGTTGCCAAAGGCGTGCGCTACGCTGCCTTCACTTGGGCGCAACGAACGGAAGGGGACTCTAATACCGAAGTCTTAATCGCGCGATTAGGTTACGGTGGCGTTTGGGTCGTTGGTTCGGTCATTGCCTTGGGGATTTTGGGATTAAACTTTGGAGCTTTATTGGGGGCGCTAGGACTGACAAGTGTCGCCATTGGTTTTAGTCTCAAAGATGTCCTGAGTAACTACATCTCTGGAGTCATTTTATTAGCCGCCCATCCCTTTCGCATCAACGATCAAGTCGTCATTGGGGATTACGAAGGAACGATCGCGCAAATTCAACTTCGGGCAACAACAATCCGCACCTACGACGGGCGTTTGGTGTATATTCCCAATCAGGAAGTATTTGAGGCGAGCATTATTAACAATACCGCCTCTCCTCGTCGGCGCAGCTCGGTAATGGTGGGAATCGACTACGGCGAAAATATCGAACAAGCCAAACAAGTCATTTGCCAAGCCTTAGATACGATTGATACCGTAGAGCGCGATCCGCTTCCAGATATTCTAGTTAGGGAATTGGCAG
Coding sequences within:
- a CDS encoding mechanosensitive ion channel family protein, yielding MSIGLDREERIDKMVGQKTRVERLDRPKWLQLPVVAIASVTILITPTGSWAQTELVPVPSPAQSPATAQSSDGLYFADIIVRGRPVFQVGSLQDVSARDRAQIINRRIASLLSQTEDIETVTISPDNPRKIATLRVNNRVLMTVTQQDAEDFGLDIEALAERWSERLTEAFDRPPLAVDVGQRLYETVRDLVRDTIGNLPSLLGAIVVVGMTWGVAKGVRYAAFTWAQRTEGDSNTEVLIARLGYGGVWVVGSVIALGILGLNFGALLGALGLTSVAIGFSLKDVLSNYISGVILLAAHPFRINDQVVIGDYEGTIAQIQLRATTIRTYDGRLVYIPNQEVFEASIINNTASPRRRSSVMVGIDYGENIEQAKQVICQALDTIDTVERDPLPDILVRELAASTVNLEVRFWVDSRRAGFLATTSIATQAIKEALEGADIDMPTDIYTLLFRNIPAQLQVTAGEEMG